AACAGCATAAACTTGTTCATTACCTTCATTAAAAATGACCTTTAAATTTTTAACTGTGACGATGTCCGTCATATGTTCACTTCCTTCAATCGCATTTTGAACTTAACAATGCCGCTAACCACTTACTTTTCATATAGAAATAGATCGACGATAATGCCGCCAAACAAATTGATCGCCGTTAGCACACTCATCTCTATATTTGTCGGTAAGTGTTTGATAAACTGTGCGGTCAGATGGCCATGCGGTCGTTCAGTATGCCAAATCAATCTCATAGCCAGCAAGAACACCGTCACACCTGCAAGAAGCCAAAAGGTTTGATGAAGCCCCCACAACAAGGCTAGCAGGAAATGGTTCTGGCGCAGTGCAAGGCCTGTTGTCACCAACAAAAGGCCTGCAAACGCACCTGCGACAATTTCCCAATGATGTTTCTGCATCACTCAAAAAACCTCCTTTTCTTCGCATTGATTTCAGGCACATACCAGTAGCTTTTGGGTGAGACAAAGGTCGTCTCTTACTGTCATGTGCGCTAAAATTAGCCTAGCTTTGGAATTTAGGGTCAAGCGCATCCCGCAAGCCGTCCCCGACAATGTTGAAAGCAAAAACAATTGCAACCAACACTAGAATCGGCACATAAAGCTGCATGGGGTGCTGCAACATCTGATCCTGACCATTTGAAATCAAAATCCCTAAGCTGGTATTGGGTGCCTGAATGCCCATTCCCAAGAAACTTAGACTTGCTTCACCAAAAATATTCTGCGGAATGCTTTGACCGATGTCCAAAATCAAAATGCTCATCATGTTGGGTACGAGATGTCGTGTCATAATCCGCCATAGCGGGGTGTCTAACATCACTGCGGCCGTCACGTAATCCAATCCGCGCAATTGCATCACCAAACCGCGCGCCTGCCGTGCTGAACTCGACCAACTAGTCACTGCCAGCGCAAATAACATCGTCCAAACGCCGTCGCCTAACACGATCATCAGCAGCATCGTAATCAATAAACTCGGAAGTGAATTGAAAACTTCAATGATCCGCATCATCACTTCATCCACCCAGCCGCCAAAAAATGCCATAGTCATGCCGTAGATCGTTCCGAATCCAATCGCCAAGATCGTACTTAAAATGGCGACCAATAAGGACACTTGAACCCCAAGGCATAGACGGGTAAAAAGATCTCGTCCAAGTCGATCGGTCCCCAGCCAATGCGCAGCACTCGGACCAATATTCCGACTGTCAACTCGGATTAGATTTGGATCATAGTGTTGTATTTTTGGCCCAATAAGCGCAACCATGACAATTAAAATCAAAATCACGGTCCAGAACATGGCTAACCGATCTTTGAATAGCTTGTGACGCGCTGAGGCCCAGAAACCAACACTTTTAGGCACACCATCGTGGACATTGATTTCTGGCGTTGCCCCTGACTGATCAAAAGTTGCGTCAGAGACAACCGGTGCAGCTTCACTACCAACTGTCGGTACTTTTTTAAAAAATTGAAAATCCTGATTGCTTGCGGCCATGTGTTGATTAGCCTCCTTAATGGCACTTTGTTTAAACGCGTTCGCTGACCCAGAAACCTCCGTGTAAGGACCTTGGTCGCAATGGCCCAAGTGCGGCCCATCACGCCCAAGGCCTCTTACACTCCGGTTTCTAACCGGGTCAGCTCACGCTCTTCCTTAAACGCGTTCGCCAGCCCAGAAACCTCCGTGTAAGGACCTCAAGCGCAATGGCCAAAGTACGGCCATCACGCTTGAGGCCTCTTACACTCCGGTTTCTAACCGGGCTGGCTCACGCTCTGTCATATAATTTAATGCGTGGGTCTGCCAAGGTGTATAGCATATCGGTGATAAACATCGTGACGATGTAGAGGATGGCCAGTAGGACGGTTTCGCCCATGATGATGGGCACATCGCGGTTATTTAAGGCGGTGACGAAGTATTGGCCGACACCAGGGATCACAAAAATGCTTTCGATGAAAATTGAACCCGTGATGCCGAATGCCAAGGTCACCGGCAAAGAAGTGATGATGGGAATTGAAGCATTGCGGACAATGTG
This genomic window from Lacticaseibacillus paracasei subsp. paracasei contains:
- a CDS encoding ABC transporter permease, whose translation is MAASNQDFQFFKKVPTVGSEAAPVVSDATFDQSGATPEINVHDGVPKSVGFWASARHKLFKDRLAMFWTVILILIVMVALIGPKIQHYDPNLIRVDSRNIGPSAAHWLGTDRLGRDLFTRLCLGVQVSLLVAILSTILAIGFGTIYGMTMAFFGGWVDEVMMRIIEVFNSLPSLLITMLLMIVLGDGVWTMLFALAVTSWSSSARQARGLVMQLRGLDYVTAAVMLDTPLWRIMTRHLVPNMMSILILDIGQSIPQNIFGEASLSFLGMGIQAPNTSLGILISNGQDQMLQHPMQLYVPILVLVAIVFAFNIVGDGLRDALDPKFQS